Proteins encoded in a region of the Pelmatolapia mariae isolate MD_Pm_ZW linkage group LG6, Pm_UMD_F_2, whole genome shotgun sequence genome:
- the LOC134629531 gene encoding E3 SUMO-protein ligase CBX4-like, which yields MELPAAGEHVFAVESIEKKRSRKGRVEYLVKWRGWSPRYNTWEPEENILDPRLLDAFQDRERQEQMMGYRKRGPKPKHLLVQVPSFARRSSILADLQEASLDEDSCQNASPIQMLRPQPQHYQLNSKKHHQYQPLCREREAEQQANGKKFYYQLNSKKHHHYQPDIKVHEPIFAKPKIDVQAPELANKEYNLPPVLQQKWVRDKDSGCLTKVKDITMELKKLPANFNGHKEQEKPKPKEDALPQPNGVSSSKLKIVKNKNKNGRIVIVMSKYMENGMQAAKVKNGECDAAEKPPQGTDNGAEKHLEKMKLVKKLGLINGFAKSPVNKATSLSSGFNGNCPKEKEPSLKAELTVTGQDKHVEVRGQGQLPEDQPLQLTTKPNLLSRPLNKGVPSSQDKREGQGGFQGLKRHLSDTDGEEREGSKRFLSSRSISAPNTASSPVQSINIDQNGHHSHPGLQDCGYVDQVEPIDLSIVKSRPKAAVPTAAQPETHTQPEALTHTEEERQTEADTQTETQLETQQPAEEENAESLSVSNHEQKKEDTFPSFKPFLGNIVITDITTNCLTVTFKEYIAA from the exons ATGGAGCTACCCGCCGCGGGAGAGCACGTCTTTGCGGTGGAGAGCATCGAGAAGAAGCGCAGCAGAAAG GGGCGGGTTGAGTATTTGGTCAAGTGGCGGGGATGGTCTCCAAG ATACAACACATGGGAACCAGAGGAGAACATCCTGGACCCAAGACTACTTGATGCGTTTCAAGACAG GGAACGTCAAGAGCAGATGATGGGGTATCGCAAGAGAGGACCCAAGCCAAAACATCTTCTGGtccag GTGCCTTCCTTTGCCAGGAGGTCCAGTATCCTGGCTGACCTACAAGAGGCGTCCCTGGATGAGGACAGCTGTCAGAACGCCAGCCCCATCCAGATGCTTCGTCCGCAGCCCCAGCATTACCAGCTGAACAGTAAGAAGCACCACCAGTACCAGCCGCTGTGCAGGGAGCGTGAGGCTGAGCAGCAGGCTAACGGCAAGAAGTTTTACTATCAGCTTAACAGCAAGAAGCATCATCACTACCAGCCAGACATCAAGGTGCACGAGCCCATATTTGCTAAACCCAAGATAGACGTCCAAGCTCCTGAGCTGGCTAACAAAGAGTATAACCTTCCTCCGGTGCTGCAGCAAAAGTGGGTTCGGGACAAGGACTCGGGCTGTCTGACCAAAGTGAAGGATATCACCatggagctgaagaagcttccgGCAAACTTCAACGGACACAAAGAGCAAGAGAAGCCAAAACCTAAGGAGGACGCTTTACCACAGCCCAACGGTGTCAGCAGCAGCAAACTAAAGATCgtgaagaacaaaaacaagaatgGCCGGATTGTTATTGTCATGAGCAAGTACATGGAAAACGGGATGCAAGCAGCCAAAGTGAAAAACGGCGAGTGTGATGCTGCTGAAAAGCCACCGCAAGGCACCGACAACGGTGCAGAAAAGCACCTGGAAAAGATGAAGCTCGTCAAAAAGCTCGGCCTCATCAATGGATTTGCTAAAAGCCCCGTAAACAAAGCAACATCTCTCAGTTCtggatttaatggaaattgCCCCAAAGAAAAGGAACCGTCCCTGAAAGCGGAGCTAACTGTGACGGGACAGGATAAACATGTTGAGGTCAGGGGTCAGGGCCAGCTTCCAGAGGATCAGCCTTTGCAATTGACAACCAAGCCTAATCTGCTCTCCCGGCCTTTGAACAAGGGAGTCCCCTCATCACAGGACAAAAGAGAAGGCCAAGGTGGGTTTCAAGGGCTAAAGCGACACCTCTCTGACACAGATGGTGAGGAACGTGAGGGTAGTAAAAGGTTTTTGAGCTCCAGGAGCATAAGCGCTCCCAACACAGCATCATCACCTGTCCAAAGCATCAACATCGACCAAAATGGACACCACAGTCACCCCGGGCTGCAGGATTGTGGGTATGTGGACCAAGTGGAGCCCATTGACTTGAGTATTGTCAAGTCGAGGCCTAAAGCTGCAGTTCCCACGGCAGCCcagcctgaaacacacacacagcctgaggcgctaacacacacagaggaggaaagacaaacagaggctgacacacaaacagaaactcaGCTTGAAACACAACAACCTGCAGAAGAGGAGAATGCCGAGTCGCTGTCCGTTTCTAACCATGAACAGAAAAAGGAGGACACATTTCCCTCCTTCAAACCTTTCCTTGGGAATATAGTCATCACGGACATTACCACAAACTGCCTCACAGTTACGTTCAAGGAATACATAGCAGCGTAA